The following proteins are co-located in the Flectobacillus major DSM 103 genome:
- a CDS encoding amidase, whose translation MKKRYVLPLMCLGSMLLGGFITKILENPPLSVAIIKNAEQLIGLDFSQAEADSMLNDLTDNRQGFQEIRKIKLDNDVAPALFFNPLPIGFSFSKEISRFAASKVLITLPKNKADLAFMSVRELAELIKTKQITSVELTKFFIERLKKYNTQLACVITITEDLALQQAQKADQEMAKGIYKGLLHGIPYGAKDLLAKKGYKTTWGSVPYQNQVLDYDATVITRLEQAGAVLCAKLTLGELAWGDVWFGGTTKNPWNLKRGSSGSSAGSASSVAAGLLPFAIGSETLGSIVSPSSECGTTGLRPTFGRVPRTGAMALSWSMDKLGPICRTVEDCAIVFNTIKGTDGKDLSIIDAPFSFDANRKSLKGLKIAYLKQDFERNYPTKAQDSLTLLTLRKLGATLIPLKLPKYPVSDMTIILNAEAAAAFDELTLSGKDDLMVRQIKNAWPNSFRASRFIPAVEYLQANRLRTRLIQEMENKLKGIDVYLAPAFGGSNLTLTNLTGHPCVVLPNGFRAEGRPTSITFMGKLFGEGKLLEVAKIYQDATIFHKQHPDWLKQ comes from the coding sequence ATGAAAAAGCGTTACGTTTTACCGTTGATGTGTTTAGGGAGTATGTTACTAGGTGGTTTTATAACCAAAATACTAGAGAACCCTCCCCTTTCTGTGGCTATCATTAAAAATGCTGAACAATTGATTGGTCTCGATTTCTCTCAAGCCGAAGCCGATTCTATGCTCAACGACCTAACCGATAATCGACAAGGCTTTCAAGAAATACGCAAAATAAAGCTCGACAATGATGTTGCTCCTGCTTTATTTTTTAATCCATTGCCTATTGGCTTTTCTTTTTCAAAAGAAATATCTCGGTTTGCAGCCTCTAAAGTTCTGATAACACTTCCCAAAAATAAAGCTGATTTGGCTTTTATGAGTGTTCGTGAACTGGCAGAACTTATCAAAACCAAACAAATCACTTCGGTAGAACTTACGAAGTTTTTTATAGAACGTCTCAAAAAATATAATACTCAATTAGCCTGTGTAATTACTATTACCGAAGACCTAGCACTACAACAAGCCCAAAAAGCCGACCAAGAAATGGCTAAGGGTATTTATAAAGGTTTGTTACACGGTATTCCGTACGGAGCAAAAGATTTATTAGCTAAAAAAGGTTATAAAACTACATGGGGCTCTGTACCTTACCAAAACCAAGTACTCGATTATGACGCTACTGTAATTACTAGGCTCGAACAGGCAGGAGCAGTACTATGTGCAAAACTTACCTTAGGAGAACTGGCCTGGGGCGACGTTTGGTTTGGCGGTACAACCAAAAATCCCTGGAATTTGAAACGAGGTTCATCTGGCTCATCGGCTGGTTCGGCATCATCTGTGGCGGCGGGTTTATTACCCTTTGCCATAGGCTCCGAAACACTTGGGTCGATTGTCTCGCCATCTTCTGAATGCGGAACTACAGGCCTTCGTCCAACCTTTGGGCGTGTGCCTCGTACAGGAGCAATGGCCTTGAGCTGGTCGATGGATAAACTTGGGCCAATTTGCCGAACAGTCGAAGACTGTGCCATTGTTTTTAATACCATCAAAGGAACAGACGGAAAGGATTTAAGTATTATTGATGCTCCGTTTAGTTTTGATGCCAATCGCAAAAGCCTCAAAGGCTTGAAAATTGCTTACCTAAAACAAGATTTTGAGCGAAATTATCCTACCAAAGCACAAGATTCGCTAACACTGCTAACTTTACGCAAATTAGGGGCAACTCTTATTCCGCTAAAATTACCCAAATATCCTGTTAGCGATATGACCATTATCCTGAATGCCGAAGCCGCCGCCGCTTTTGACGAGCTTACGCTTTCGGGCAAAGACGACCTTATGGTACGTCAAATCAAGAACGCTTGGCCTAACTCTTTTAGGGCATCAAGGTTTATTCCTGCCGTAGAATATTTACAAGCCAATAGGCTCAGAACACGCTTAATTCAAGAAATGGAGAATAAACTCAAAGGCATCGACGTTTATTTAGCTCCAGCCTTTGGTGGCAGCAACTTAACATTGACCAACTTGACAGGACATCCTTGTGTAGTATTACCCAATGGGTTCCGAGCCGAAGGTCGTCCAACAAGTATTACTTTTATGGGTAAGCTATTTGGAGAAGGGAAGCTATTGGAAGTAGCCAAAATCTATCAAGACGCTACTATTTTTCATAAGCAACACCCCGACTGGTTAAAACAATAA
- the nagA gene encoding N-acetylglucosamine-6-phosphate deacetylase encodes MYALKNCQIFTSEKVLTNHSIVINGDQIATIIPSHEVPEHINTVDLKGLSIAPSFIDIQIYGGGGSLFNSHTTPETIENTYQEIRRGGTTHFQITLSSTPLEKILEAIDISKQYLDRGGKGLVGLHIEGPFFSFPKKGAHVAEFIRKPSIDELKTIIQACKGLPTYMTIAPEEFTEEQLDLLLKSHIILSAGHSSATYQQATQAFGKGVKRVTHLFNAMSQLQSREPGLLGATYDSDVWASIIPDGVHVDYASVRISKKIMGKRLFMITDAVTEDTSGDYKFVHAGDRYTDLNGTLSGSALTMIQGVKNCYLKVGISLEESLRMASTYPAEVLNINHLTGKLEDGYLANMVIFDENLAVQGIIESGHLEWFLDI; translated from the coding sequence ATGTACGCACTAAAAAATTGTCAAATCTTTACTTCTGAAAAAGTATTGACCAATCATTCTATTGTTATTAATGGAGACCAGATTGCAACTATTATTCCTAGCCACGAAGTTCCAGAACATATCAATACCGTAGACCTAAAAGGGTTAAGTATAGCACCTTCCTTTATTGATATTCAAATTTATGGTGGTGGTGGCAGCCTTTTCAACTCGCATACCACACCCGAAACTATCGAAAACACATATCAAGAGATTCGCCGAGGGGGTACTACACATTTCCAAATAACACTATCGTCAACACCACTCGAAAAAATCCTTGAAGCTATTGATATTTCAAAGCAATATTTGGATCGGGGTGGCAAAGGGTTGGTAGGCTTACACATTGAGGGGCCTTTTTTTAGTTTCCCCAAAAAAGGGGCTCATGTGGCCGAATTTATTAGAAAACCTAGTATCGACGAATTAAAAACGATTATTCAGGCTTGTAAAGGCTTACCTACTTATATGACGATTGCTCCTGAAGAGTTTACAGAAGAGCAATTAGACCTCCTTTTAAAAAGCCATATCATTTTATCGGCAGGCCATAGCTCGGCTACTTATCAGCAAGCTACACAAGCCTTTGGCAAAGGTGTCAAACGAGTTACGCATTTATTCAATGCCATGTCACAATTACAGAGTCGTGAACCAGGGCTTTTAGGGGCAACTTACGATTCGGATGTATGGGCTAGTATTATTCCCGATGGGGTGCATGTTGATTATGCTTCGGTTCGTATTTCTAAAAAAATCATGGGCAAACGCCTATTCATGATAACCGATGCTGTTACAGAAGATACATCGGGCGACTATAAGTTTGTCCATGCTGGCGACCGCTACACCGACCTCAACGGTACGCTGTCGGGTTCGGCACTTACGATGATTCAAGGAGTAAAAAACTGTTATTTGAAAGTGGGTATTTCGTTAGAGGAATCGCTACGTATGGCCTCAACCTACCCTGCCGAAGTACTCAATATCAATCATCTAACGGGTAAGCTAGAAGATGGCTATTTGGCTAATATGGTTATTTTCGATGAAAATTTGGCCGTACAAGGAATCATCGAATCAGGACATTTAGAATGGTTTTTGGATATTTAA
- a CDS encoding methionine aminotransferase, with product MHIESKQPHIGTTIFTVMSKLAADHGALNLSQGFPNFDGSPKLIELVSYYLQKGMNQYAPLSGVQALREIIAQKTADIYGVNYHPDSEITVVSGATEALYAAITAIVHQGDEVILLEPNYDSYEPAIRLNGGVPVYVTLVPENNYQIDWQIVKSKVTEKTKLIMLNTPHNPTGTVLKQQDLTALAEIVKDTNIFIISDEVYEHIIFDGKEHWSPIRNTILQERTFVCGSFGKTFHVTGWKVGYCLAPKALTEEFRKVHQWLTFSTVTPIQYALADFLKEPDNYLSIPAFYQQKRDKFISCISNARFSFTPAQGSFFQCVNYSAITDENDLALAQRLTKEIGVASIPVSVFYHQKNDFKILRFCFAKDDQTLEKAGERLSKL from the coding sequence ATGCACATAGAATCTAAACAACCCCATATTGGCACAACCATTTTTACGGTTATGTCGAAGTTAGCTGCCGACCACGGAGCATTAAACCTATCACAAGGATTTCCTAATTTCGATGGTTCTCCTAAGCTAATCGAGCTAGTGTCGTACTATCTCCAAAAAGGAATGAATCAGTATGCTCCGCTGTCGGGCGTACAGGCTCTCCGAGAAATTATTGCTCAAAAAACAGCCGATATTTATGGAGTCAACTACCATCCAGATAGCGAAATAACAGTTGTATCGGGTGCTACCGAAGCCCTTTATGCTGCCATTACAGCAATCGTTCATCAAGGCGACGAAGTGATTTTGCTTGAGCCTAATTACGATTCCTACGAACCTGCCATACGCCTTAATGGCGGTGTGCCTGTGTATGTAACACTTGTTCCCGAAAATAATTATCAGATAGATTGGCAGATAGTAAAATCAAAAGTTACCGAAAAAACTAAATTGATTATGCTTAATACACCGCATAATCCAACGGGAACGGTTTTGAAACAACAAGATTTAACGGCACTGGCCGAGATCGTAAAAGACACCAATATTTTCATCATCAGCGACGAGGTTTATGAACATATCATTTTTGATGGAAAAGAACATTGGTCGCCAATTCGCAATACTATTTTACAAGAACGTACTTTTGTCTGTGGTTCATTCGGAAAAACTTTTCATGTAACAGGCTGGAAAGTAGGCTATTGCCTAGCCCCAAAGGCCCTAACAGAAGAGTTCAGAAAGGTACATCAGTGGCTTACTTTTTCAACAGTAACTCCTATTCAATACGCTTTGGCCGATTTCCTCAAAGAACCTGATAACTATTTATCGATTCCTGCGTTTTATCAGCAAAAGCGAGATAAATTTATATCATGTATTAGCAATGCTCGTTTTTCATTTACGCCAGCTCAGGGGAGTTTCTTTCAATGTGTCAATTACAGTGCTATTACCGACGAAAATGATTTGGCACTGGCTCAAAGACTTACCAAAGAAATTGGCGTAGCGAGCATTCCTGTTTCTGTTTTTTATCATCAAAAAAACGATTTTAAAATATTAAGATTTTGTTTTGCCAAAGATGACCAAACCTTGGAAAAAGCAGGGGAGCGACTTTCAAAATTATAA
- a CDS encoding GH3 auxin-responsive promoter family protein, protein MGIRAFLAKPFAAYVINQRKKWETNAVETQLNLMKSLVESAANTLFGKDHHFSNITDYVSFKNAVPIRDYEGLKSYVEKVVAGEEDILWKGKPLYFAKTSGTTSGVKYIPISKESIGYHINGARDALLSYVYETGNAGFLDKKLIFLSGSPEMTQKHGIHIGRLSGIVNHHVPGYLRSNQLPSYETNCMDDWESKLDKIIDETLPENMSLISGIPPWVQMYFDRIQARTGKKIKDVFPDFSVFVYGGVNFEPYRAKLSESIGKKIDSIETYPASEGFIAYQDSQKAEGLLLLLNSGVFYEFIPAEDYFKPNPRRLHIGEVELGVNYALVMNTNAGLWGYSIGDTVKFVSLNPFRIVVSGRIKHFISAFGEHVIGEEVEKAMQYAMQQHPEVEVVEFTVAPQVTPAEGGLPYHEWLVEFAKEPNNMQAFISDLDKKLTELNVYYDDLITGNILQKLKIRSLPPNAFIDYMKSQGKLGGQNKVPRLSNDRNIADVI, encoded by the coding sequence ATGGGAATAAGAGCCTTTTTGGCAAAGCCTTTCGCCGCATACGTGATAAACCAACGCAAAAAGTGGGAAACCAATGCCGTTGAAACACAACTCAATCTGATGAAATCTTTGGTTGAATCAGCTGCAAATACGCTTTTTGGTAAAGACCACCATTTTAGTAATATTACTGATTATGTGTCTTTTAAAAATGCCGTTCCTATTCGAGATTATGAAGGGCTAAAAAGCTATGTCGAGAAAGTTGTGGCTGGCGAGGAGGATATTTTGTGGAAAGGTAAGCCGCTGTATTTTGCCAAAACGTCGGGGACTACCTCGGGGGTTAAGTATATTCCTATTTCAAAAGAATCTATTGGGTATCATATCAATGGAGCTAGAGATGCTTTGTTGAGCTATGTGTATGAAACTGGAAATGCTGGTTTTTTGGACAAAAAGCTCATTTTCTTGTCGGGGTCGCCCGAAATGACACAAAAACACGGGATTCATATTGGTCGCCTTTCAGGAATTGTCAATCATCACGTACCGGGTTATCTTAGAAGTAATCAATTGCCAAGTTATGAAACCAATTGTATGGACGATTGGGAAAGTAAACTCGATAAAATTATAGATGAAACTTTGCCCGAAAATATGTCCTTGATTTCGGGAATTCCACCTTGGGTACAAATGTATTTTGACCGAATTCAGGCTCGGACAGGTAAAAAAATCAAGGATGTTTTTCCCGACTTTTCGGTATTTGTTTATGGAGGTGTAAACTTTGAACCCTACAGGGCAAAACTTAGTGAATCTATTGGTAAAAAAATAGATTCTATCGAAACTTATCCTGCCTCTGAAGGATTCATTGCTTATCAGGATTCACAAAAAGCAGAAGGGTTGTTGTTGTTGCTCAACTCTGGTGTTTTTTATGAATTTATTCCTGCCGAAGACTATTTCAAACCTAATCCTCGTAGGTTGCACATCGGAGAGGTTGAGTTGGGCGTTAATTATGCTTTGGTGATGAATACCAATGCGGGGCTTTGGGGGTATTCAATTGGTGATACCGTAAAATTTGTGTCGCTAAATCCATTCAGAATAGTGGTGTCGGGTCGTATCAAACACTTTATTTCTGCATTTGGCGAGCATGTTATTGGCGAAGAAGTAGAAAAAGCCATGCAATATGCTATGCAGCAACATCCTGAAGTAGAGGTGGTTGAGTTTACAGTTGCACCACAAGTTACACCTGCCGAAGGTGGTTTACCTTATCATGAATGGCTTGTTGAATTTGCTAAAGAACCAAACAATATGCAAGCCTTTATTAGTGACTTAGACAAAAAACTAACTGAACTGAATGTCTATTATGATGATTTGATAACTGGTAATATCTTGCAGAAGCTCAAAATAAGGTCGCTTCCTCCCAATGCTTTTATTGACTATATGAAATCACAGGGTAAATTAGGGGGGCAAAACAAAGTACCTCGCTTGTCGAACGATAGAAATATTGCTGATGTAATTTAA
- a CDS encoding ribonuclease HII yields the protein MLKSFYNETLIEAGLDEAGRGCLAGPVVASAVILPKYYTHELLNDSKQLSKKQRIILREDIKKDALAWAVAEVSNWEIDVINILKASMKAMHLAVDQLAIRPEHLLIDGNRFPNYPLIPHTCIVKGDAKFLNIAAASILAKTHRDDLMEQYALEYPQYGWEQNAGYPTPKHRKAIQEFGTTPLHRMSFRM from the coding sequence ATGTTAAAAAGTTTTTATAATGAAACGCTTATTGAAGCAGGACTCGACGAAGCTGGGCGTGGATGTTTGGCTGGGCCTGTAGTGGCATCGGCAGTAATATTGCCAAAGTATTATACACACGAGCTTCTTAATGATTCTAAGCAATTGAGTAAAAAACAAAGAATTATTTTGCGAGAAGACATCAAAAAAGATGCCCTTGCTTGGGCTGTAGCCGAGGTGTCAAATTGGGAAATTGATGTTATTAATATACTGAAAGCCAGTATGAAAGCTATGCACTTGGCGGTAGATCAGCTCGCTATTCGCCCCGAACATTTGCTCATAGATGGCAATCGTTTTCCTAATTATCCGCTTATTCCTCATACTTGTATTGTCAAAGGCGATGCCAAGTTTTTGAATATTGCAGCTGCTTCTATTTTGGCTAAAACGCACCGCGACGACCTTATGGAGCAGTATGCCTTGGAATACCCTCAGTACGGTTGGGAACAAAATGCGGGGTATCCAACCCCAAAACACCGAAAAGCTATTCAAGAATTTGGTACAACGCCCTTGCACCGAATGAGTTTTAGAATGTAA